Proteins encoded together in one Vitis vinifera cultivar Pinot Noir 40024 chromosome 4, ASM3070453v1 window:
- the LOC100254073 gene encoding uncharacterized protein LOC100254073 isoform X2 produces the protein MSRCFPYPPPDFNGNCTRDVAVIESIKREEKKAQTERREEKKVKKERRKEKKREKKEKEKTRRNGEIEHQKKGHKKRLKDDMSQENQKGGNHQNSRKNETDHFEKSTLTEEHGHPIGSENICYSSDGSLNSNKRQKYSSPPNGKHNSGNIFRIRLPLQRHKDLEVLPSKGQPCSALGRTDVFVQEMCDLAPKPGRREGEHLCFASGITGQGLDHKLGRKNPCPSSAAHEIFGQKPEIAPASISSGSDSSLLELRIKDLLDYSVPPLMQSQFPASDNQDWLLETKQNHNLAPERCETNHDGGSYGNSAQWSRVCYLPEVDIYALPFTVPF, from the exons CTCCACCGGATTTCAATGGGAACTGTACTCGCGATGTGGCTGTGATTGAATCGATTAAG agagaagagaagaaggCCCAAACAGAAAGGAGAGAAGAGAAAAAGGTCaagaaagaaaggagaaaagagaagaagcgggaaaagaaggaaaaggaaaaaaccaGGAGGAATGGAGAGATTGAACATCAAAAGAAAGGTCATAAGAAGAGGCTCAAGGATGATATGAGCCAAGAAAATCAGAAAGGAGGAAACCATCAAAACAGTAGGAAAAATGAGACGGATCATTTTGAGAAAAGTACCCTTACTGAGGAACATGGACATCCAATTGGTTCTGAGAATATTTGCTACTCCTCTGATGGGAGCCTGAATAGCAACAAGAGGCAAAAATACAGCTCACCTCCCAATGGCAAGCATAACTCTG GAAACATTTTTCGGATCCGTCTGCCTCTCCAAAGGCACAAAGATCTAGAAGTGCTACCCAGCAAAGGACAGCCTTGCTCTGCCCTGGGAAGGACTGATGTCTTTGTGCAAGAGATGTGCGATCTTGCTCCTAAACCTGGCAGAAGAGAGGGAGAACATCTCTGTTTTGCTTCCGGGATTACTGGCCAAGGCCTCGACCACAAACTAGGTAGAAAAAATCCCTGCCCCTCTTCTGCGGCACATGAAATTTTTGGTCAGAAGCCTGAGATAGCGcctgcatcaatctcatctggCAGTGACTCTTCTCTGTTAGAGCTAAGGATTAAGGATTTACTTGACTATTCGGTTCCACCTCTAATGCAGAGTCAGTTCCCTGCTTCTGATAATCAGGACTGGCTGCTTGAGACAAAGCAGAATCACAACCTGGCACCTGAAAGATGTGAAACTAACCATGATGGTGGGAGTTATGGAAACTCAGCTCAATGGTCACGAGTCTGCTACTTGCCTGAGGTGGATATATATGCATTACCATTCACAGTCCCTTTCTAA
- the LOC100254073 gene encoding uncharacterized protein LOC100254073 isoform X1: protein MSRCFPYPPPDFNGNCTRDVAVIESIKLQREEKKAQTERREEKKVKKERRKEKKREKKEKEKTRRNGEIEHQKKGHKKRLKDDMSQENQKGGNHQNSRKNETDHFEKSTLTEEHGHPIGSENICYSSDGSLNSNKRQKYSSPPNGKHNSGNIFRIRLPLQRHKDLEVLPSKGQPCSALGRTDVFVQEMCDLAPKPGRREGEHLCFASGITGQGLDHKLGRKNPCPSSAAHEIFGQKPEIAPASISSGSDSSLLELRIKDLLDYSVPPLMQSQFPASDNQDWLLETKQNHNLAPERCETNHDGGSYGNSAQWSRVCYLPEVDIYALPFTVPF, encoded by the exons CTCCACCGGATTTCAATGGGAACTGTACTCGCGATGTGGCTGTGATTGAATCGATTAAG CTCcagagagaagagaagaaggCCCAAACAGAAAGGAGAGAAGAGAAAAAGGTCaagaaagaaaggagaaaagagaagaagcgggaaaagaaggaaaaggaaaaaaccaGGAGGAATGGAGAGATTGAACATCAAAAGAAAGGTCATAAGAAGAGGCTCAAGGATGATATGAGCCAAGAAAATCAGAAAGGAGGAAACCATCAAAACAGTAGGAAAAATGAGACGGATCATTTTGAGAAAAGTACCCTTACTGAGGAACATGGACATCCAATTGGTTCTGAGAATATTTGCTACTCCTCTGATGGGAGCCTGAATAGCAACAAGAGGCAAAAATACAGCTCACCTCCCAATGGCAAGCATAACTCTG GAAACATTTTTCGGATCCGTCTGCCTCTCCAAAGGCACAAAGATCTAGAAGTGCTACCCAGCAAAGGACAGCCTTGCTCTGCCCTGGGAAGGACTGATGTCTTTGTGCAAGAGATGTGCGATCTTGCTCCTAAACCTGGCAGAAGAGAGGGAGAACATCTCTGTTTTGCTTCCGGGATTACTGGCCAAGGCCTCGACCACAAACTAGGTAGAAAAAATCCCTGCCCCTCTTCTGCGGCACATGAAATTTTTGGTCAGAAGCCTGAGATAGCGcctgcatcaatctcatctggCAGTGACTCTTCTCTGTTAGAGCTAAGGATTAAGGATTTACTTGACTATTCGGTTCCACCTCTAATGCAGAGTCAGTTCCCTGCTTCTGATAATCAGGACTGGCTGCTTGAGACAAAGCAGAATCACAACCTGGCACCTGAAAGATGTGAAACTAACCATGATGGTGGGAGTTATGGAAACTCAGCTCAATGGTCACGAGTCTGCTACTTGCCTGAGGTGGATATATATGCATTACCATTCACAGTCCCTTTCTAA